DNA sequence from the Chloroflexota bacterium genome:
GCAATCTGCGCGAAGCGACCTTGTTCCCGCGCGATTTGAAACGCTTGACGCCGTGATGACTTCGCCAATCGAAATTCGCGCGATCACTGCCGCGCAAGCGCGCGAACTGCGCCACGCGGTTTTGCGTCCGCATCAAAAACCGGACGAGTTGGTCTATCCCGGCGATGACGCGGCGGAAACGTTGCATGCGGGCGCGTTTCGCGCGGATGAACTGGTTGGCATCGCGACGGTGACGCGCGAAGCCGCGCCGGGCGAACACAATGCGCGCGCGTGGCGTTTGCGCGGTATGGCGACCACATCCACAGTCCGCCGGCAAGGTGTCGGGCGCGCGTTGATTGACCTGTGCGTCGCGCACATTCGCGCGTACAAAGGGGACGAGCTGTGGTGCAATGGGCGCACGTCGGCGCGCGAGTTTTACGAGGCATTGGGTTTTCGCTCAGTCGGTACCGAGTTCGATGTTCCAGTCACCGGTCCGCATTACGTGTTTCGTCGTCGGATCGAATGAGGCAAAAATAAAGCGTTCACTGGCAATATGCAAGTGAACGCTCATTGATTCGACCAGGTTTAGCGCGCGCGGTCTAGTAACTGCGACGTCTGCCGCCGCCGCCACCGCCGCGTTCCTCGCGCGGTCGCGCGATGGAGACGGTGATGCGCCGATTGTCGAGTTCGTGATCGTTGAACATCTCGATCGCTTTTTGCGCGTCGGCTTGCGTGGTCATTTCGACGAACCCAAAACCTTTGGAACGACGCGTGTCGCGGTCGAGAATAAGCGTGACTTGTTTGATTTCACCGGCTTGGCTGAACAGTTGGCGCAGATCATCTTCGGTTGTGTTGTAAGACAAATTGCCCACATACAATTTTGATTCCATTCTGGAATCTCCTTTGATTTGGATAGAATGCTGGGCACTCCATCCCAGAATTGATAGACGCGGCTGGGCGCGTTATCCAAACGACACGTTCTTTGTGTACGCTTACGTCATAAAATGTTGTTTCCCCTCCAGCAACAGCGCGTCAATTTCCGCGCTGGTCTCTATGGACGAGATGCCTGCCGCCGCCGCCCATTCCTGTTCGAGTTTCTCGCGGGCTTTGAGCAAGGTCGTCGTATCTACCTGGGTCAGTCGTTTATGCCATCCGCGCGCCGTCAAGTCGCGCACGAGTTGGCACACGATTTGCAGCGAACCTTCTTTCAACTGATTCGTCATCGCCACGCGCCGTTTGGTGTGATCATCGTCGAGCGTTGTCGGGCGGCTTTTCAGCACGCTCCGATAGCGCGCCAGATCGCGTTTGGAAGTAAGGTGGCGCAAGCCAATTGTTAGATGCGCTTCGACCGGCACCCACACCGTGCTGTGTTCCATTGTGATCTGATAATACATTCGCGCTTGGTGACCGATGAGTTCATTTTCTGCAATTGCCACAATATGCCCAACGCCGTGGACCGGATGAAAGACGGTGTCTCCTACTTGGAATTCCATACGCTACTCCTCGCGGATAAACAACAACACCGCCAGCCCATAAGAGGTCTGGCGGCATTAAACTCACCGCAATCCTATTACGTTACTGCGCTGATTATACCATAAATCGCGCTAATAAGCACATTCCTTATTTGCCATTCTGTCGCAAATTAGTAGAATAGACGCATTATGCTTTTCAACCGATCAAGAATTTTCGTTATCGCGTTCGCCGCGCTGTTCATCCTCGTCGCGTGCAACGCGCCCCAGCCCTCTGCCGACCCAGCCGATCCTCCTCCGCCGGCGATCACGCGCGTTGCGGTCGTGACCACAGCCACTCCCGCGGTGACGCCTACGCCATTTTCGACGACGATCATTGAACGATACGTCGTTCGGAATGGCGATACCTTGGGTGGCATCTCGTTACGTTACAATATCGCGGTTGAAGATTTGATGCGGCTCAACAATCTCACCGATCCGAATTCGCTCAAGATCGGTCAAGTGCTCAAGATCAAACTCGACGTGCCGCGCCTCGCGCCGAGTGAAAAATTACTACCCGATAGCGAAGTGGTCTACAGTCCGGCGTACGCGGGCTTTGATGTCGCCGCAACGGCAAATCAGTACGGGGGTTACCTCGCGGCGTACCGCGAAAAAGTCGAAGGCGATGTGCTGACCGGCGCGCAGATTATTCAACTCGTCGCAGAACGCTACAGTGTGGGACCGCGCGTGTTGCTCGCATTGCTCGAATTTCAAAGCGGCTGGGTCACCGGCTCGTCGCCCACGCAACAACAAATCACGTATCCGATGGGTCACGTGGACGCGATTCGGCAAGGTCTGTTCTTCCAAGCGAGTTGGGCGGCGAATCATCTGAACGAAGGGTACTACGGAGTCATTTCCGGACGACTGGCGGCGTACCGTTTCAAAGATCGCTCGCGTGCGCGCCTCGTGCCAACGCTCAACCCAGGAACCATCGCCGTGCAAAATCTTTTTGCGCTCGATTCGTCCTGGGAACAGTTTCAACCGCAAATCGGTCCCGATGGATTTATCGCGACGTATCGCAAACTGTTCGGCGATCCGTTCGCGCGCGCGATTGAACCGCTCGTTCCACCCGACTTGAAACAGCCGACCTGGCGTTTGCCGTGGAGCGATGGCGAACTGTGGTACTTTACCGGTGGATCGCACGGCGGCTGGGGCGATCAGTCCGCGTGGGCGGCGATTGATTTCGCGCCGCGCGACACCGCGAACAGTTGCATCGCTTCGCGGATGTGGGCGGTATCTGCCGCGCCGGGCAAGGTAGTTCGCGTCGAGAAAGGGCGCGTGATGATTTCGTTGAGCAACAATGATTTCCAAGGTGTCGGGTGGACGCTGCTGTATTTGCACATTGCGACGAATGGACGCGTGACGGCGGGCGCCACCGTCAACGCCGGCGACCGCATCGGGCATCCATCGTGTGAAGGCGGCGACTCGGAAGCGAGCCACGTTCATATGGCGCGACTCTACAACGGTCAGTGGATCGGCGTTGACGCGATGCCATTCGTGTTATCCGGTTGGAAAGCGATTGCGGGAGCACAAGAGTACGAAGGCACGATGACGCGCGGCAATGAAACGCGCGAGGCGTGCAATTGTCGCGATGATCCGAAGAATGGAATTATCGCGGACGGAAACAAATAAAGGATGAAAGATGAAGGATGAAGGATGATTGTTTCTTTTTCATTCTTCATCCTTCTGCCTTCATCCTTCGGGAGGAACGATGGAAACGACACTGGTCACAACGGCATTCGGTTTTGAAGGTTATCGTATCGCCAAACATCTCGGCGTCGTGCGCGGCATTACCGTGCGCTCGCGTAGCGTGCTTGGCAACATGGTCGGCGGAATTCAAGCGGTGTTTGGCGGCAACATTACGATCTACACCGAGTTGTGCGAACACGCGCGCGCCGAAGCGTTCGATCTGATGGTCAAGCATGCGCGCGAGATCGGCGCGAACGCGATCATCGGCATGCACTATGACGCGAACGAAGTGATGGAAGGCATCACCGAAGTGCTCGCGTACGGTACCGCCGTCGTCGTCGAGAAAAACTAGACGTGTTGCCGTTGCCACCCCTATTGCTCACATCCGAGCCGAACTCGTTCGCGCAACGCACGATGCAGCAACGCATCCCGCGCATCGTGGATGAAATCATCGCGTCGAACGACTATCCGGCGGAGATCGTCGCGCGTTTGCGCGCGTTGCGCGATGAAATCACGGATGGCGCGATTCAACTTTTGCGCGAGGACGCACCCGATATCGAATTCTGGAACGCCTCCGCGCGCGAGCACGCGGGCAAGACCTGGCTCGACGTGCCGTGGTTTTGGGCGGAAACGTTTTTCTATCGGCGCGTGCTTCAAGCCGTGAACTATTTCCAGCCCGGCGCGTTCGATCAGCGCGACCCGTTCGCCAATCAAAAGCAACGCGAACTCGATGCCGCGCTCGAACCCGTGCGCGTCGCGCTGAACCAACTGCCATCCCAGGATGCCGAGCGATTTCGTGCGTTGATGCACGCGGATTTGTGGGGCAATCGCGTAGACCTGAGTTTGTGGGGGTCGGCGGGTGTCGGCGCGGTGCGCGGGGTGCGCCAGGATGAGCGCGATAATTTGCTCGTGGACGACACGGCGCGCGTGCTCGAACATCTAACCCGCCCCCCGCTCCCTTTCAGGGAGAGGGACGGGGTGAGGGTAGATTTCATCTGCGACAATGCCGGCGCGGAATTGTTATTCGATCTCGTCTTCGCCGATTTTCTATTGACGGCGCGATTCGCGACGACGATCACGCTGCATCTCAAAGCGCAACCATTTTACGTATCGGACGCGATGATCAAGGATGTCGAGCACACGCGCGCGACGTTGGCGCAATCACCCGCGCCGGAACTGCGCGCTCTCGCGGCGCGACTCGAACAGGCGCGGGTTGAGACGCGGCTAAATTTGGCGGAGCATCCGTTCTGGACGACGTATCATTTCTTTCGCGATTTTCCCGCCGATGTACGCGCGATGCTGGGACATGCGCACCTGGTGATTTCAAAAGGCGACGCGAATTATCGGCGGCTCGTCGGCGACTATCACTGGGATCCGACAATGCCCTTTGCCGAGGCGGTAGAATACTTTCCCGCGCCGGTCGTCGCATTGCGAACACTCAAAGCCGCGTTGATCGTCGGCTTGCCACCGGGACGCGCGGAGGAATTGCGCGCGCAGGATGCCGAGTGGCTCGTCAATGGCAAACGCGGCGTGATTCAGTTCGCACCGCGCTGATCGTATCAAATAAACGAATCCAGGATTCTCCAAGGAACCTGGATTCTGGCGAAGGTTGTCAATGCAAGTGTCTCGATAAAATAACATTCTCGGAGGAGTCGTATGGCAAAAGCAAAAAGTCGCAAAGTACGCGTGGCAATCATCGGCGTGGGTAACTGCGCCAGTTCATTCGTGCAGGGCGTTCATTATTATCAAGACGCGCCGGTGGATACGCCAGTGCCCGGCTTGATGCACGTCAACCTGGCTGGGTATCACGTCGGCGATATTGAAATCGTCGCCGCGTTCGACATTGACAAGAACAAGGTCGGCAAAGACCTGGCGGACGCGATTTACACCAAGCCGAACAATACCCTCAAGTTCGCCGACGTGCCCAAGACGGGAGTCAGGGTGCATCGTGGAATGACGCACGATGGGCTGGGCAAATATCTGTCCCAGGTCATCGAAAAAGCGCCGGGTCCAACGGACGATGTGGTCGGTATTTTGAAAGCGACGAAAGCGGACGTCGTGATCAACTATTTGCCGGTCGGTTCGGAAGAAGCGACCAAGTGGTACGTCGAGCAGGTGCTCGAAGCGGGGTGCGCGTTCGTCAACTGCATTCCGGTTTTTATCGCGCGCGAAAAATATTGGCAGAAACGGTTTGAGGATCGCGGCTTGCCGGTAATCGGCGACGACATCAAATCCCAGGTCGGCGCGACGATCACGCACCGCGTGCTCACGCGCCTGTTCGCCGAGCGTGGCGTGCGCGTGGATCGCACGTTCCAACTCAATTTTGGCGGCAACACCGATTTCATGAACATGCTCGAACGCGAACGGCTCGAATCGAAAAAAATTTCCAAGACGAACGCGGTCACTTCGATGCTCGATTACCCACTCGATCCGGACAATGTGCACGTCGGTCCGAGCGATTACGTGCCCTGGCTCACCGATCGCAAGTGGGCGTACATTCGCATCGAAGGCACGACCTTTGGCGATGTGCCGCTGAACATCGAACTGAAACTTGAAGTCTGGGATTCGCCGAACAGCGCGGGCGTGGTGATTGACGCGGTGCGCTGCGCGAAAATCGCGCTCGAGCGCGGCATGAAAGGCGCGGTCGTCGCGCCGAGCGCGTACTTTATGAAGTCGCCGCCCAAGCAAATTCCCGACGACGAAGCGCACGCGTTGGTCGAGGAGTTCATTCGCAAATAGAGCGAGTAGACCTTCCAGGCGCTTGCGCGAAACCTGGAAGGTCTACGTTGAATGAGAACAAATGGTCTAGCAACACAGAGCAACGCATAGCAGGATGGGTTATCCCACAGTATCCCACACATATCCCACACGCGCTTGAGCATCGTAGAGCCACGCCGACCAACGCGTGGTTTTTTATTGCTTGAGCGTGTCCCAGCCCGGCGCGAGCGACACGAGCAACGTCAATCCCAGGATCGCGAGCGAAACAGGCAGAGTGAATTCGCTAAAAACCCAGGTTTCCCGAAGAAACCCGGATTTTTTCTTGACTTAACTTTTCTTGCGCCGCACAAGCCACGCGAAGAACGCGAACGCGCCGACGAGCGCCGGAATCCACGCCCAGCCACCTGGGTCGAACGCGCCTGAACCAACGCCGCTTGATCGAATGCGAATGACCGGTACATTCGCGGTTGAGGTTTGAATCTGCTCGTCGGTCGCGGTACGTGGATCGTAGCCGTACGCAAAGCCGGCGAATCCGCCGTTGATCAACACCTGTCGAATTACGCGTAGGCGTTGGCTATCGTCGTCCACCTGGGTCGCAACACCGCGAATCGTACCGCCCGGCATCAGTACTTCGATGTCTGGGTGCGCGAGGATGTTGCGATACCAATCGCTCACTTTTCCAAAGCCCGCGATGCAAAACACGTCGCCGTTTTCAATCGCGTAATTGACCGGCGCGTAACGTACCATGCCGGATTTTCTGCCGACCACTTTGAGCACCATGATGTATCCGCCGAACGGTGTGCCCATCCACGCGCCAAAACCCAGGCGGAACATCGGGACCATGAAGAATTTGTTGAGATACCAAAAAACTTTGCGAAGTTGATCTTCCATCGTCGCTTCCTTTTGAAAAGAGCAGGGGAGCAGGGGCGCGGTGGAGCAGTGGGGCTTGTTCTCCTCTGCACCCGCGCTCCTCTGCTCCCCTGACTTTATTCAGAGTATGCGTGTGTAAGCTAGCCCTTGTAGCACAACACCGGGTCGCGCGCGGCTTTCACATCATCCAAGCGCGTGACCGGCGCGGTGTGCGGCGCTTGCTTGACTAATTCTGGATTCGTGCGCGCTTCTTCCGCAATCTTGAGCAACGCATCCGCGAATTCGTCGAGACTCTCTTTCGATTGTGTTTCGGTTGGCTCGATCATAATGCACTCGGGCACAATCAGCGGAAAGTAGATTGTCGGCGGATAGTAGCCATAGTCTTCGATGCGCTTGGCGATGTCGAGTGTGTGGACACCGTACTGTTCGACGAATGGTGTGCCGGTGAGTACGAACTCGTGCTTGCATGGGCGATTGCCGAACGGCGCGCTGTACGTGTCCTTGAGTTTTGCCAGCAAGTAATTCGCGTTGAGCACCGCATTCTCCGCGATCTCGGCGATGTGCTCTTTGCCGAACGCGCGAATGTAGACATACGCGCGCACGAGCGCGAGGAAATTGCCGTAGAACGATTTCACGCGCCCAATAGATTTCTTCGGCATCGCGAATTCGTAGCGTTTGCCTTTCTTCACGACGATGGGACCGGGCAAGAATTGCGCGAGGTCTTGGCGAACCATCACCGCACCCGCCCCAGGTCCGCCGCCGCCGTGCGGTACGCTGAACGTCTTGTGCAAGTTACTGTGCATCACGTCAATACCCAGGTCGCCGGGACGCGCGACGCCGACAATCGCGTTCAGGTTCGCGCCATCGCCGTAGACCAAGCCGCCGGCGTCGTGCACGATCTGGCACGCCTCTTGAATGTTCTCCTCGAACAAGCCGAGCGTGTTCGGATTCGTAATCATCAAGCCGACGGTCTCGGCATCGGCAAGTTTGCGTAACTCGTCGAGATCAATATTGCCGCGCGAATCCGATTTGACGTGAACGATTTCAAACCCGGTCATTGAGCCGGTTGCCGGGTTCGTGCCGTGCGATGAATCGGGCACAAGCACCTTGCGGCGTTTCGTGTCTTTGCGCGCGAGGTGATACGCGCGGATGACGAGCACGCCGGTCAATTCTCCTTGCGCGCCGGCTGCCGGTTGCAGGGTCGCGCCGGGCAAACCGGAAATTTCGCCGAGCATTTGTTGCAGTTCATAAAGCAACTCGAGTGCGCCTTGCACATCGTCAACATTTTGATACGGATGCACCTGTGCGAACCCGCGCAGTTTGACCGCTTCCTCGTTGATCTTGGGATTGTACTTCATCGTGCACGAACCGAGCGGATAGATGCCCAGGTCAACGCAATAATTTTTCTGCGAGAGACGCGTAAAGTGGCGGACGACATCCACTTCGGACACTTCCGGCAATTTCAATTCGTCGCGAAGTAAGTGGCTGGGTAGTTCTGTGGTTGGAACATCGCATTCCGGTAGCGCAGTTCCTGTTCGACCGATCGCACCCAGTTCGTAAATGATGGGTTCGGGTTTATTGGCGACGATGCTCATTTCCGCGCTCCTTTTCGCTTGCCCTTGGCTTCGTTCAATGCCGCGACGAATTCGTCAATCTGTTCCTTCGTATTCATCTCGTTGACCGCGACGAGCATCGCGTTCCCCAGATGCGGATAATCCTTCGAGAGTTCGTATCCTCCGATAATTTTTCGCGCGCGGAGGTATTCGTTGATTTCCTTGACCGGGCGCGGGCACTCGACGACGAACTCGTTGAAGAATTCTTGCTTGAGATTGACGCGATAACCGACGAGGCGATTGATCTTGCGTGCGGCATAGTGGGCTTTGTGATAGCACAACTCGGCGACCTGGCGCAAGCCGGCTTTACCGAGCGTCGAGAGATACACGCACGCGGCGAGCGCGTTCAATGCCTGGTTCGAGCAAATATTCGACGTGGCTTTTTCGCGCCGAATGTGTTGCTCGCGCGCCTGCAGCGTCAGCACGAATCCGCGCCGACCTTTTGTGTCGGTGGTCTGTCCGACGAGACGCCCTGCCATCTTGCGTTGCAACTTTTCTTTCGTTGCGAACACGCCGAGGTAGGGTCCGCCGAACGCAATGGGATTGCCGAGCGATTGCCCTTCGGCGACGACGACATCCGCACCATACGCGGCGGGCGGTTGATACATGCCCAGCGAGATTGGATACGCGCTGACGATGAACAAGGCGCCAGCCGCGTGGACGCGCTCCGCCGCTGATTTCAGATCGCGCATCTGACCCAGGAAATCCGGATTCGCGACAATTACGCACGCGGTCTTGTCGTCGAGGTGTTGATCGAGCATTTGCTCGAACGACATGCTTGTGTCTTCATCGCCGACGATCTCGACGCCTTGCCCGGACAGGTAGGTACGAATCGTCGCGCGATATTCGGGATGCAAGGTTGGGCATACGAGGACTTTATCGCGATGCGTTTGATTGATCGCGAGAATCGCGCCTTCGGCGGCGGCGGTCGCGCCGTCATAGTGCGACGCGTTTGCCGCGTCCATGCCGGTCAACGCGCAAATCATGGACTGGTATTCGAAAATCGTTTGCAGTGTGCCTTGACTGATCTCGGCTTGGTACGGCGTGTACGCAGTGTAGAACTCGGTGCGGAAAATCAGATGCGGCACGGTCGCCGGAATAAAGTGGTTGTACGCACCCGCGCCGAGAAAGCACGCATTCTCGACGAGGTTCGCGTTCTTCAATGTGAGCCGCGCAATCTCGCGCGAGAGTTCAAGTTCCGAGAGTGCGCGCGGTAAATTCATTTTGGGATATTTGACCGATGCGGGGACGTCGCTGAACAACGCGTCAATCGAATCCACGCCAATCGTTTTGAGCATTGCCGCGCGGTCGGCATCGGTGTTCGGAATGTACTGATGAGCCATATATCCTCCATGTTTCTGAGATTAAACTGATAATTTTAGGTTCTCTGTTCTTATTGAATTTCCTCCTTGATTAGGTAAACTCGATTTCCCTTCATTGCAAGGTAGTGAAGAACGTTTGGCGTGTCGAAGTTGAGACCTCTTCCAGCGATTGGCCTGTCACATTCGCACTCTACGAATGCAATGCCGTCATAGATTGGACCTACTGTCCCATCTACCACTACGAATACCCTCTCGCCTTTTTGTGCTATGTATGCAATATGTTTGCTATCGGGACTAAAGATTAGTTCAACTACAAAATCGTATTTTCCTTCTTCAATTCTATCGATGATTGCTATCTGTTTTTTGTTATCTTCTGCCACGAATGCAATCCTTTGACTGTCGGGGCTAAAAACAAAAGAACCTACATGGTCGTACGGTCCCACTTCATCTCCATCGATGATAGCGAGTGACGAATGATTCAAACGGTTGACTGCGTACGCGAGATGATGGCTATCTGGGCTGAAAGTGATTTGACTGACACCGCGGTAATGTTTTTGTTCAATTGAATCAAGCACAACGAAATCCTGATAATTTGCTTCTGCCACATACGCAATGTGTTGACTATCGGCGCTAAAAACAATCGTGTCAACCCTATCGTAGATTTTAGTTTCCCGTCCATCTAGCACTACTGTCGACTTGAAGTTATCATCAATGTCAGCAACGTATGCTACATGTTGGCTATCAGAACTAAACCGAATACTCCCAAATTTAATAGAACGGTAAACTTTTCCTTGTTGACCATCAACGATTACGTACTCTCGACGATTTGGTGAACCGATGTCTCCTCCGATACTTTGGCGTATTGCTTTCCGTCTTCCATCTGCACTGATGACAATATCGGGATTGCTACTAATATTATCATTGGTCTCATAGGATTGTTTACCGATTACATGAGTAATGGTTCCGCTTTTGTTGTCTGACACATAGCTATAGATCACTTGCTGGCTATCAGCACTAAAACGATATATATCGTTAACAAAATCGTGAGATGGATCCTCTACCTCGTTTACAACCATCATCCATTTTTTGCCTCTGCTTGCTATGTAGGCAATGTGTTGACTGTCGGGACTAAATTTTATACTTTTGGGGAAGATGGAATCGTACGACCCGCCTTGTTTGCCTTTCCAGACTACTGCAACTTTACTGTCTACACTCACTTGGTACGCAATACTCAGATGGTCTGGAGCAACGGCGATTGCTGGACGAGAAGAACCAAAGTCAGCAAGCAACGTTTCTGTTACAAGTGATTGTCGTTGAGGAGCAGATAATTGTTCCTCACGAACAATAGGCGTGGGCGAAGCGGATATGGACGGATTGCATGCACAGAGAGAGAAGATGGCAAGAATTAGCGAGACAAAATTTCTATGGGGTAGGTACGCCATCATTTCCTCACGATATTTCGACCCAGCATGGCTCGTGCTATTGATTGTTCGCCCGATATGGGATCGCGTAACCCCTCAATCATCTAGCACGAGCCTTAGGTTTTCTCTCCGTTAGTGAATTTCTCCCGCCTCAATCTTCTTCTGATACGTCGCCGCGTCGAGCAATTTGTCCATCTCCGCGGCATTGCTGGGACGAATCTTGACGAACCAGCCCGCGCCGAGCGCGTCCTTGTTCACCGTCTCTGGCGAATCTTTGAGTGCGTCGTTGATCGCTTCCACTTTGCCACTGATGGGCGCGAATACATCGCTCGCGGCTTTGACGGACTCGACGACACCCAGGTTTTTGCCGGCAGTGAGCATCGCGCCGACCGAGGGCAATTCGACGAAGACGACATCGCCGAGTTGATCTTGCGCGTAATCCGAAATGCCGATCACGGCGAGGTCGCCTTCCAGTTTGACCCACTCGTGCGATTCAGCGTACTTGCGATCCGCCGCGTAGTTGATTTGTTTGTCGCTCATTTCGATCTCCTTGTCTAATTTCAGATTTCAGATTTCAGATTGCAGATTGGAGAATTTGCAATCTGCAATCTGAAATTCGCTATTTTGTTTTCGCCCGATTGGCATAGAACGGCGTCTTGACGACCTTGGCATGAAGCGGATTGCCGCGCACGACCACCTGCAATTCGGTGCCGATGGCGGCGAGTTCCGGCGTCACATAACCGAGCGCGAGATTTTTCTCGAATGTGGGCGAGAACATCCCGCTCGTGATATTACCAACCGTTTCGCCGTCTTTGACGATCTCGTACCCTTGCCGCGCGATGCCGCGCGCCATCATCTCGATGCCGACGAGTTTGCGGTACACGCCTTCGAGTTTGCGCTTGAGGATGCAATCGCGCCCGATGAAATCTTTGTTGAGATCGCACGCCCACGCCAACCCCGCCTCAATCGGATTCGTGTGCGAGCTGATCTCGTGCCCGTACAAAACCATCTTAGCTTCAAAGCGGAGCGAATCGCGCGCGCCCAAGCCGATCGGTTTCACGCCTTCGTCCTTGCCCGCTTCGAGAATCGCATCCCAAACATGTTTGCCGTGACTCGTCGGGACGAACAACTCGAAACCATCTTCGCCGGTGTAACCCGTGCGCGCGACGATGCCGCGCTCTTTGCCGATTCCGAATTGCCGCGCGTGATGGTACTTGATCTTCGACAGATCGAACGATTCGAGTTTTTGCAAAACCTGTTCGGCTTTCGGTCCCTGGAATGCAAGCATGTAGAATAAATCGGAAACATCGCGCAGTTGGACTTTGAATCTGGTGCGTTGAGCGGTCATCCACGCAAAATCCTTTTCCTTGTTCGACGCGTTGACGACAACCATGTACTTGGATGGCTGACTGCGTTTGTTGCTGGGCAGGTGGTAGACAAACGTGTCATCCACAATCGTGCCATCGGCGTAACACATGACGGCGTACTTGGCTTGATTCAAATCCAGTTGTGAAA
Encoded proteins:
- a CDS encoding GNAT family N-acetyltransferase, which encodes MTSPIEIRAITAAQARELRHAVLRPHQKPDELVYPGDDAAETLHAGAFRADELVGIATVTREAAPGEHNARAWRLRGMATTSTVRRQGVGRALIDLCVAHIRAYKGDELWCNGRTSAREFYEALGFRSVGTEFDVPVTGPHYVFRRRIE
- a CDS encoding RNA-binding protein, with product MESKLYVGNLSYNTTEDDLRQLFSQAGEIKQVTLILDRDTRRSKGFGFVEMTTQADAQKAIEMFNDHELDNRRITVSIARPREERGGGGGGRRRSY
- a CDS encoding LysM peptidoglycan-binding domain-containing protein, giving the protein MLFNRSRIFVIAFAALFILVACNAPQPSADPADPPPPAITRVAVVTTATPAVTPTPFSTTIIERYVVRNGDTLGGISLRYNIAVEDLMRLNNLTDPNSLKIGQVLKIKLDVPRLAPSEKLLPDSEVVYSPAYAGFDVAATANQYGGYLAAYREKVEGDVLTGAQIIQLVAERYSVGPRVLLALLEFQSGWVTGSSPTQQQITYPMGHVDAIRQGLFFQASWAANHLNEGYYGVISGRLAAYRFKDRSRARLVPTLNPGTIAVQNLFALDSSWEQFQPQIGPDGFIATYRKLFGDPFARAIEPLVPPDLKQPTWRLPWSDGELWYFTGGSHGGWGDQSAWAAIDFAPRDTANSCIASRMWAVSAAPGKVVRVEKGRVMISLSNNDFQGVGWTLLYLHIATNGRVTAGATVNAGDRIGHPSCEGGDSEASHVHMARLYNGQWIGVDAMPFVLSGWKAIAGAQEYEGTMTRGNETREACNCRDDPKNGIIADGNK
- a CDS encoding YbjQ family protein gives rise to the protein METTLVTTAFGFEGYRIAKHLGVVRGITVRSRSVLGNMVGGIQAVFGGNITIYTELCEHARAEAFDLMVKHAREIGANAIIGMHYDANEVMEGITEVLAYGTAVVVEKN
- a CDS encoding protein-glutamate O-methyltransferase family protein — its product is MPPLLLTSEPNSFAQRTMQQRIPRIVDEIIASNDYPAEIVARLRALRDEITDGAIQLLREDAPDIEFWNASAREHAGKTWLDVPWFWAETFFYRRVLQAVNYFQPGAFDQRDPFANQKQRELDAALEPVRVALNQLPSQDAERFRALMHADLWGNRVDLSLWGSAGVGAVRGVRQDERDNLLVDDTARVLEHLTRPPLPFRERDGVRVDFICDNAGAELLFDLVFADFLLTARFATTITLHLKAQPFYVSDAMIKDVEHTRATLAQSPAPELRALAARLEQARVETRLNLAEHPFWTTYHFFRDFPADVRAMLGHAHLVISKGDANYRRLVGDYHWDPTMPFAEAVEYFPAPVVALRTLKAALIVGLPPGRAEELRAQDAEWLVNGKRGVIQFAPR
- a CDS encoding inositol-3-phosphate synthase, encoding MAKAKSRKVRVAIIGVGNCASSFVQGVHYYQDAPVDTPVPGLMHVNLAGYHVGDIEIVAAFDIDKNKVGKDLADAIYTKPNNTLKFADVPKTGVRVHRGMTHDGLGKYLSQVIEKAPGPTDDVVGILKATKADVVINYLPVGSEEATKWYVEQVLEAGCAFVNCIPVFIAREKYWQKRFEDRGLPVIGDDIKSQVGATITHRVLTRLFAERGVRVDRTFQLNFGGNTDFMNMLERERLESKKISKTNAVTSMLDYPLDPDNVHVGPSDYVPWLTDRKWAYIRIEGTTFGDVPLNIELKLEVWDSPNSAGVVIDAVRCAKIALERGMKGAVVAPSAYFMKSPPKQIPDDEAHALVEEFIRK
- a CDS encoding nitroreductase family deazaflavin-dependent oxidoreductase — protein: MEDQLRKVFWYLNKFFMVPMFRLGFGAWMGTPFGGYIMVLKVVGRKSGMVRYAPVNYAIENGDVFCIAGFGKVSDWYRNILAHPDIEVLMPGGTIRGVATQVDDDSQRLRVIRQVLINGGFAGFAYGYDPRTATDEQIQTSTANVPVIRIRSSGVGSGAFDPGGWAWIPALVGAFAFFAWLVRRKKS
- the gcvPB gene encoding aminomethyl-transferring glycine dehydrogenase subunit GcvPB; amino-acid sequence: MSIVANKPEPIIYELGAIGRTGTALPECDVPTTELPSHLLRDELKLPEVSEVDVVRHFTRLSQKNYCVDLGIYPLGSCTMKYNPKINEEAVKLRGFAQVHPYQNVDDVQGALELLYELQQMLGEISGLPGATLQPAAGAQGELTGVLVIRAYHLARKDTKRRKVLVPDSSHGTNPATGSMTGFEIVHVKSDSRGNIDLDELRKLADAETVGLMITNPNTLGLFEENIQEACQIVHDAGGLVYGDGANLNAIVGVARPGDLGIDVMHSNLHKTFSVPHGGGGPGAGAVMVRQDLAQFLPGPIVVKKGKRYEFAMPKKSIGRVKSFYGNFLALVRAYVYIRAFGKEHIAEIAENAVLNANYLLAKLKDTYSAPFGNRPCKHEFVLTGTPFVEQYGVHTLDIAKRIEDYGYYPPTIYFPLIVPECIMIEPTETQSKESLDEFADALLKIAEEARTNPELVKQAPHTAPVTRLDDVKAARDPVLCYKG
- the gcvPA gene encoding aminomethyl-transferring glycine dehydrogenase subunit GcvPA, whose translation is MAHQYIPNTDADRAAMLKTIGVDSIDALFSDVPASVKYPKMNLPRALSELELSREIARLTLKNANLVENACFLGAGAYNHFIPATVPHLIFRTEFYTAYTPYQAEISQGTLQTIFEYQSMICALTGMDAANASHYDGATAAAEGAILAINQTHRDKVLVCPTLHPEYRATIRTYLSGQGVEIVGDEDTSMSFEQMLDQHLDDKTACVIVANPDFLGQMRDLKSAAERVHAAGALFIVSAYPISLGMYQPPAAYGADVVVAEGQSLGNPIAFGGPYLGVFATKEKLQRKMAGRLVGQTTDTKGRRGFVLTLQAREQHIRREKATSNICSNQALNALAACVYLSTLGKAGLRQVAELCYHKAHYAARKINRLVGYRVNLKQEFFNEFVVECPRPVKEINEYLRARKIIGGYELSKDYPHLGNAMLVAVNEMNTKEQIDEFVAALNEAKGKRKGARK